A portion of the Streptomyces sp. NBC_01335 genome contains these proteins:
- a CDS encoding DUF317 domain-containing protein — MLNPHYPFDPSFAAGALPAYWVSPRHLAGDDGRLCDVVADSLAGLGWASLTAVRGRRNFDDLGDHQVVRSTVLHISPDALRWAQWVLADEPFHLGGLPVAWQVSARSDTTSSLADWSAYFTPGVPGEAITEFLLALDQCSQPTTLYDGPEVVLAAAARHGWLRDADQPHAAAMHPTFTARLSLGEVPPLIQDADPSVLTAEGDGQVAMGWQAWAEPAMGAPYLWAASFSASVPHRLVAAFASSLSSTAPVLRRVLPESTRDQLLCAPAS; from the coding sequence ATCCTGAATCCGCACTACCCGTTCGATCCCTCTTTCGCGGCTGGCGCTCTTCCCGCGTACTGGGTCAGCCCCCGACACCTGGCCGGCGACGACGGTCGTCTCTGCGATGTCGTCGCGGACAGCCTCGCCGGTCTGGGCTGGGCGAGTCTGACAGCCGTGCGAGGACGGCGAAACTTCGATGACCTGGGAGATCACCAGGTGGTGCGCAGCACCGTCCTGCACATCAGTCCCGACGCCCTTCGGTGGGCACAGTGGGTGCTGGCGGACGAGCCGTTCCACCTCGGTGGCCTGCCGGTCGCGTGGCAGGTCTCGGCCCGCTCGGACACCACCAGTTCGCTCGCGGACTGGTCCGCCTACTTCACCCCAGGCGTACCGGGAGAGGCCATCACCGAGTTTCTCCTGGCGCTCGACCAGTGCAGCCAGCCCACCACCTTGTACGACGGTCCCGAGGTGGTCCTCGCTGCGGCCGCCAGGCACGGTTGGCTCCGCGACGCCGACCAACCCCACGCGGCGGCGATGCACCCCACCTTCACCGCCCGCCTCAGCCTCGGTGAGGTGCCGCCCCTCATCCAGGATGCCGACCCCAGCGTCCTGACCGCCGAGGGGGACGGGCAAGTGGCGATGGGCTGGCAGGCGTGGGCTGAGCCTGCAATGGGGGCTCCGTACCTGTGGGCCGCCTCATTCAGCGCGAGCGTGCCTCACCGTCTGGTCGCCGCGTTCGCCTCCTCGCTCAGCTCCACGGCACCGGTACTGCGCCGGGTGCTGCCGGAAAGCACGCGGGACCAGCTCCTGTGTGCCCCCGCCAGCTGA